The following nucleotide sequence is from Thermodesulfobacteriota bacterium.
GTCGAAAGCCGCCCGGGCGGAGTGGACCTTGAGGAAGGTCTGCTGCAGAACATCCTCGGCGCTCGCGCGGTCACGGCAGAAGACCTGCAGGAACCGCAGCAGACCCGGGGCGTAGCGATCGTAGAGCGACCCGAAGGCCTCCGGGTCGCCTGTGTCGCGGTAGCGCGCAAACAGCGCCTCGTCGGAGTCCGAGGGCGTCGGAATCACGCCGCGCCCGCTACGTACCTCCCGCCCGCCCCCACTGCCCGGGCCAGGGCCGCGGGAAGCACCAAAGGCGTGCTTGGGCTGCGTCTCGGTCGTCTGGGCGTTACGCCACCGTGGTCTCACACGCGCACCCGCGGTTACAGGGGGACTCGGGCTCCGGTCTCTCCTGTTCCAACGCCCCGTCCTGGACGTATCGCGCTCCGCTTCGAAGCGCGTGCTCGGCTCGGGCCAGTTCGCGCCCCAGGTAGGCAACGTGGTCGAGACGGCTTACGAGGTGATGCGGCGTTTCGCTCAGGGCCGCTTGGGAGGCGCTGGAGCTTTTCCAGGTCATCGCCGCCTCCCTTCCGCGTCCTCGGCCAGACACAGCCCGTAGTCGAGCAACTGCGGTACGCACGGGTCCACGATGCGGTAATGGACCTGGTTGCCGTTGCGCCGGGAGTCCAGGATGCCCTTGTCGACCAGACGTTGAAGTTGGTTCGAGACCGCCTGGGACTTCATATCGAGAACCGTGGCGATCTCCGAGGGCGACATCTCCGGCGTCACGACCAGGGCGTGGAGGATGCGAAGCCGGGTATCGCTCGCGAGGACCTGAAACAGCGCCCTCAGGCCCCGGGCTTCGTCGGCGTCCAGGACCGCGCGCTCGCCGAGGAACGGTTTCGCGGGACATAAGCAAGGGCGCTCTGATTCGTAAGTTCTATGGTCCATAGTGAAACCTCCGAATGGCACGAATACAAGACGTTGTGTATATGTGTCAAGGCGTGGGAGCCTCGAATCCCGTTGCGGGGCTCGATGGAGTCGAGAGGACGGTTTTGCGATGGCTGGGGAGATGCGGTAGCCCGGACCGTCGGTCCTGCGCAGAGATGACCTCCGCCGTGCCGGTGGGGTATGCTCCCCCGGAGTGGACTCCGTCGGAGGTAGTGAAGGCCGTTGCGCATCTCGACCCGCCTCTTTCTCTACGTGTTCGGTGCCATCGTGACCCTCGGCGTTGCCCTGGGCTATGTCTCGGTGCGCGACGAGCGGGCGCACCTGCTGTCGGAAAGCCGTTCGCGGGCCTGGCTCTTCGCACGAACGGTGACGGCGGTCCTCCGGTACTACCATCCCTTCGGTCCCACCGTGGACATGGAAGCGATCCTGCGGGAGGTGGCCGTGGACGAGCCGGCCGTGGTGCCCTACCTGCGGCTATACGGCCCGGACGGCTCCCCACTGGTTCTTTCCTGCTCCTTTTGCGAGGTTCCACCGATCCCTGTGCCCGCGATAACGCCGGACGCCCTGCCTGCCCAGGGGCGGGAAGGCACGGTGATGCAGGGGCGCGAGTCCTACCTCCAGGTGTTGCAACCGGTGCTGGACGCCGACGGCGAGTTCCAGGGGGCGGTCGAGGTGCTGCTCCCCTTGCGCCACGTGGCCCTGGCCCTGGCTGGGGTCGTCCGCCGGTTCCTCTGGTTCGGCTCGGCGGGGCTAGCGGCCGTGGGCGTCGTCCTCCTCCTGATCACCCGTTGGGGCATCGCGGATCCGTTGCGCCGGCTCCAAGAAGCGGCCCGCGACCTCGGTGCCGGGGATCTTTCCCTGCGCCTGGAACCCAGCGGCGTGGCGGACATCGACGAGTTGATTGCCGAGTTCAACCGCATGGCGCAAGGGATCGAGGAACAGAACCTTCGCCGGGAGCAGTCCCATCGCCGCCGGATCGAGTTGGAACGAAGCCTACGCCATGCCGACAAGCTCGCCTCCATCGGTCAGCTCACCTCGGGGCTCGCCCACGAGCTGGGCACTCCGCTCAACGTGATCAGCGGCCGGGCCGAGCAGCTGCTGGCCCGGATTCCGGCGGACGATTCCTCGCGCACGGCCCTGGAAACCGTGGTCCGACAGACCGGGCACATCTCTGGGATCATCGACCGGCTGCTGGCGTTTTCCCGCAAGGGGCAGGGCAGCTTTGCCGAAGTCGACCTCGGCGATTTGGTCCGGGAGGCCTTCACGCTCTGCCGGCTCCGCATGAAGAAGCGGGGAGCCCAGGTGGTGCTGGACTGTGATCTCGAGCCGGGAGCGACCCGGCTGTTCGGTGACGGCGACGCCCTGCAGCAGCTCTTCGTCAACCTCATGCTCAACTCCCTCCAGGTGTTGCAGGGGCAGGGAGCGATTCGGGTTCGCGCCACGCCGGAGACGGGGGACCGCATTCGGATCGACTACGAGGACACCGGGCCCGGAATCCCCGCCGAGCACCGGGAGCGGATCTTCGACCCGTTCTTTACCACCAAGGAGGTTGGCGAGGGCACGGGCCTGGGTCTGTTCATCGTCGCCAGTGTCGTGGAGGAGCACGGGGGGGAGATCCGCGTCGGGGAGGGGCCGGAAGGAGGAGCCCGGTTCACGATGACGCTCCCCCGGGGAGCGGCCGAAGCGGGTGCCTCGCCACCGAACAGCGAGCCGGTTCCGGCCGAAGGGGGAAGGGGTTGAGCGCCATGGACCCGGTGCGCATCCTCGTGGTGGACGACCAGGAGGACATGCGGGAGTTCCTCCGGGACGTCCTCGTGGAGCGGGGCTACGCGGTAGATGCCGCCGCCGACGGCCCCGGCGCGCTCCGGGCTCTGGAGGGGGGCGGCTTCCACCTGGTGATCTCCGACATCCGAATGCCGGGGATGGACGGCGTGGCCCTGCTCGACCGCATCAAGGCCCAATCGGGGTTCACGCCCTTCGTCATCCTCATTACCGCTTTCGGCGACGTGGACGACACGGTCCGGCTCCTGGACCGGGGCGCCTACGACTATGTGATCAAACCGTTCAAGCTCGAGCAACTCCTGGTGGCGGTGCGGCGGGCTGAGCGGGAGTTGGGCCTCCGGCGGCGGGTGGAGGAGCTCGAGGGCCGGACCTCGGCGGTGCGCTCGTTCCACGGCCTCCTGGGGAAGAGCCTGACCATGGAGCGGATCTTCGCCACCATCGAGAAGGTGGCCCCGGCCGAGGGGAGCGTGCTCATCGAGGGGGAGACCGGCACGGGCAAAGAGCTCGTCGCCCGGGCGCTCCACCGCGCCTCGCCCCGGGCCGGGGGCCCGTTCGTGGCCATCAACTGCGCCTCGATCCCCGAGGGGCTCCTGGAGAGCGAGCTCTTCGGCCACGTGCGGGGTGCGTTCACCGGCGCGGAGGGCGACAAGGAGGGGCTCTTCGTCGCGGCCGAGAGGGGCACGCTCTTCCTCGACGAGATCGGCGAGCTGCCCCCCGGCCTCCAGGCCAAGCTGCTGCGGGCCATCCAGGAGAGAGAGGTCAGGCCGGTCGGGAGCAACCGGCAGATTCCCTTCGACGTGCGCATCGTCGCTGCCACCAACCGGAACCTCCTCGACGACGCGCGACAGGGCCGGTTCCGGGAGGACATCTACTACCGGCTGAGCACCTTCCGCCTCCGGGTGCCCCCCCTGCGGGAGCGACGGGAGGACATCCCCCTCCTGGTAGAGGAGCTCGCCCTGGGCCACGGCAGCCGGGGACGCGACGTCACCTTCTCCCCCGAGGTGCTCCGGGCTTTCCTCGATTACGGCTGGCCAGGAAACGTCCGGGAGCTGGAAAACGTGATCGAGCGTTGCCTCTATGTGTGCGAGGAGGGGGTGGTGCGCCTCGGCGACCTGCCCGAGGAGGTGCTCCAGGGGCTCCGCCCCCGGGAGGAGTTCTGCTGGCCGGGGATCCGGCCCCTGGAGGAGGTGGAGCGGGACTACATCCGCTACGTCCTGGACCGCTGCGGGGGCAACAAGGTCCAGGCGGCTCAGCTCCTGGGCGTCAACCGGAAGACCATCCAGCGTAAGCTCTCCGGGGAGAGCTGAACCGTACCGGGTCCGCGGGGCAGGCCCGGCCCTACGCAAGGCCCCCACCCGCCTGGGACAATTTGTCACAGGTGGCCCCATCTGCCCCACCCGCATCCCTGCCGACGAGTCGGCCAACGCTCACGTCGCCCCTCCCCAAAATCGCCCGCCGCCGGGCCGTTTTCGGCCATCCTATCGCGTCAGGCCTCCTGGGCACGGATCCTGCTGATCCCCCTCATCTAGACCGAGGCCCCCACAGGGGTGCCCCCCTCTGCCCAGGCAGGAAGCCATGAAGAAGTCCACCCGCAAAGCTCTCGCCGGCGTCCTCGTGATCGCCGCCGGGGTCGGGTTCCTCATCTACCGCGGCATCGCCACCACCAGCGCCTACTACCTCACCGTGGCCGAACTAACCGGGGCCGTGGCCGGTCCCCGGGTCGCCGAGGGCGACTACGTGCGCGTCGGGGGCGAGGTGGTGGACGGGACCATCGACTACGACCAGAAGGACCTCGTCCTCCGGTTCGCCCTGCGGGACCTGGAAGGCTCCGAACAGACCGTCGCCGTGCGCTACGACGGTCCCAAGCCCGACGCCTTCGCCCCGGACATCGAGGTTCTGGCCGAGGGCACCTTCGCCCGGGCCGAGGGCCTCTTCCGCGCTCAGAACCTCTTGGTGAAGTGCCCGTCCAAGTACCAATCGGAACAGGAGAAGTAGCGTCCGCGTCCGACCCGGCCGCCTCCCACCCTGAAGAGGAGTTTGCCCTTGGTCATCTTCGGCACCCTGTCCCAATACGCGGCCCTCGCCTTCTCCCTCGGGACGATGGTCTGCCTGCTCCTCGGTGTGATGCGCAACGACGCCCGGTGGACCCAGGCGGGTCGCCGATGCCTGGTGAGCGTCACCGCGTGCACCACCCTGGCCTCGATCGCGCTCGGCTACCTGTTCCTCTCCGACAGTTTCCAGGTGGAGTACGTGGCCTCCTACTCCGACCGGGCGCTTCCGATCTTTTACAAGCTCACGGCGTTCTGGGCCGGGCAGAAGGGGTCGCTCCTCGTCTGGGCCTGGGTTCTGGCCCTATGCTCGGCCCTGGTGGTCTACAACAACCGCCGGGAACCCGACTCCAGGCTCACTCCCTACGTGTACCTGGTGTTGGGCGGCACGCTGAGCTTCTTCCTCTATCTCCTCTGCGCGGTCACCAGCCCGTTCGAGGCCCTAGCGTTCACGCCCCAGGACGGGCAGGGCCTCAACCCCATGCTCCAGAACCCGGGTATGGTCTTCCACCCGCCGACCCTGTTCCTCGGCTACATCGGCTTCACCATCCCCTTTGCCTACGCCATTGCCGCCATGGTCACCGGGACCACGGACGCCTCGTGGATCAAGAAGACCCGGGCGTGGAACGTGCTCTCCTGGATCTTCCTCACGGTCGGCATCATCCTCGGTTGCCAATGGGCCTACGTGGAGCTCGGCTGGGGCGGGTACTGGGCCTGGGATCCGGTGGAAAACGCCTCCTTCATCCCCTGGCTCGTCTCCACCGCCTTCATCCACACCGCCATCATCCAGGAGCGGCGGGGCATCATGAAGGTGTGGAACATGGTGCTCATCCTGCTGACCTTCCTCCTGTGCATCTTCGGCACCTATCTGGTGCGCAGCGGCGTGCTCCAGTCGGTCCACGACTTCGGCGCCACCGGCCTGGGCGGGTACTTCCTGGCCTTCCTGGGGATCGCCACGGTCGGCGGGGTCTACCTTCTGGCCGAGAGCTACGGCGAGTTCAAGACCTCCAACGCCCTGGAGTCGTACCTGTCGCGGGAGAGCACCTTCCTCTTCAACAACGTGATCCTCCTGGCTTTGGCCTTCGCCACGCTGCTAGGCACGATCTTCCCCCTCATCTCCGAGGCGGTCACCGGGAACAAGATCACCGTGGGGCAGCCCTTCTTCAATCAAGTCAATACGCCGCTCTTTCTGCTCCTGCTCGCCATCACCGGCGTCTGCCCCTTGATCGGCTGGCGCAAGGCCTCCCCGGCCAATCTGCGCAAGAACTTCCTCCGGCCCGCGCTCTCCGCCCTGGCAACCGGCGGGGCGCTCTTCGCCGCCGGCGTCCGTGTGCCCTCCGCGCTGCTGGCGTTCATCCTCGCCGCCTTCGTGGCCGGGACCATCGTGCAGGAGTACGTACTGGTCGTGCTCTCCCGAGGGGCGGTCACCGGCGAAGCCACCTGGTCGGCGGCGCCCCGGCTTCTGTGGCGGATGCGGCGCCGGTACGGAGGGCACCTGGTCCACCTGGGCCTCGTGCTCACCGTGGTCGGGATCACCGGCTCTTCAGCCTACAAGATCGAAGCCCAGGGGACCCTGGCCAAGGGCGAGAGCCTCGGGATCGGCACCTACGAGCTCAAGTACGAGGATTTCCGCCAGTACCAGAAGTTCAACCGCACGGTCTACGCCGCGACCCTGGGGATATCCAAGGGCGGAACCCGGCTCGGCGCCCTGGACGCCGAGCGTCGCTACTACGTGAATGCCAAGCAGCCCACCACCGAGGTCTCTCTGCGCTCGACCCTCTGGGAGGATCTCTACGTCACCATGCCGGGCATCGGGAGCAACGGCGACATCACGCTGAAGGTGGCGGTGAACCCCCTCCTCCTGTGGTTCTGGATCGGCGGCGGGTTGATGGTGGTGGGCGGCGTGCTGGCCATCATCCCGCCCCGGAAGAGGAAGACCCCATGAGCGCGATCCGCCGGCCCGTCCCATTCCTCCTGGCCTTGGCGCTGTTCCTGGGCACCTCCGGTCAGGCGCTCGCCCTGACCGAGAGCGAGGTGAGCGAGAGCCTGATCTGCTACGCCTGCCCGGGGGAGCCCCTCTCCATCGACCGTTGCAGCGGCGGGGACCAGATGCGGGCCGCGATCCGCAGGATGCTCGGGGAGGGCAAGCCCAAGGAGGAGATCCTGCAGTACTTCGTCGCCCAGTTCGGCGAGGAGATCCTCACCATCCCGCCCAAGCGCGGGTTCAACCTGGTGGCCTACATCGGGCCCTTCGTGGGTCTGGTGATCGGCGCCTTGTCGGCCATCTTCGTCGTGCGTCGGTGGTCCGCGGCCGGGGCCCGCGGCGGCGTCAGGTCGGGAGGTCCGGCGGAGCCGCCCCCCCTGGACGAGGCGGCCCGCCGACGGGTGGAAGAGGCCCTCGCGAACCTGGACGAAGAGGACTGACCCATGGAACTGCCGATCCTGATCTTCCTGATGGCTGGACTACTGGTGTACTCCTTCTATCCCTTGCTCGGGCCGTGGCGGCCGCTGGTGGGAAGCGGGGGAGGCGACCGGCGCCGGATCGCCGCCCTGGAAATGGAGAGGACCGGTTTCCTCAAAGCCATCAAGGACGTAGATTTCGAGCGGGCCACCGGCAAGCTCAGCGACGCGGACTACGAGGATCTGCGTT
It contains:
- a CDS encoding cytochrome c maturation protein CcmE, translated to MKKSTRKALAGVLVIAAGVGFLIYRGIATTSAYYLTVAELTGAVAGPRVAEGDYVRVGGEVVDGTIDYDQKDLVLRFALRDLEGSEQTVAVRYDGPKPDAFAPDIEVLAEGTFARAEGLFRAQNLLVKCPSKYQSEQEK
- a CDS encoding DUF4346 domain-containing protein, whose amino-acid sequence is MTWKSSSASQAALSETPHHLVSRLDHVAYLGRELARAEHALRSGARYVQDGALEQERPEPESPCNRGCACETTVA
- a CDS encoding heme lyase CcmF/NrfE family subunit, whose amino-acid sequence is MVIFGTLSQYAALAFSLGTMVCLLLGVMRNDARWTQAGRRCLVSVTACTTLASIALGYLFLSDSFQVEYVASYSDRALPIFYKLTAFWAGQKGSLLVWAWVLALCSALVVYNNRREPDSRLTPYVYLVLGGTLSFFLYLLCAVTSPFEALAFTPQDGQGLNPMLQNPGMVFHPPTLFLGYIGFTIPFAYAIAAMVTGTTDASWIKKTRAWNVLSWIFLTVGIILGCQWAYVELGWGGYWAWDPVENASFIPWLVSTAFIHTAIIQERRGIMKVWNMVLILLTFLLCIFGTYLVRSGVLQSVHDFGATGLGGYFLAFLGIATVGGVYLLAESYGEFKTSNALESYLSRESTFLFNNVILLALAFATLLGTIFPLISEAVTGNKITVGQPFFNQVNTPLFLLLLAITGVCPLIGWRKASPANLRKNFLRPALSALATGGALFAAGVRVPSALLAFILAAFVAGTIVQEYVLVVLSRGAVTGEATWSAAPRLLWRMRRRYGGHLVHLGLVLTVVGITGSSAYKIEAQGTLAKGESLGIGTYELKYEDFRQYQKFNRTVYAATLGISKGGTRLGALDAERRYYVNAKQPTTEVSLRSTLWEDLYVTMPGIGSNGDITLKVAVNPLLLWFWIGGGLMVVGGVLAIIPPRKRKTP
- a CDS encoding cytochrome c-type biogenesis protein, with product MSAIRRPVPFLLALALFLGTSGQALALTESEVSESLICYACPGEPLSIDRCSGGDQMRAAIRRMLGEGKPKEEILQYFVAQFGEEILTIPPKRGFNLVAYIGPFVGLVIGALSAIFVVRRWSAAGARGGVRSGGPAEPPPLDEAARRRVEEALANLDEED
- a CDS encoding HAMP domain-containing sensor histidine kinase — protein: MRISTRLFLYVFGAIVTLGVALGYVSVRDERAHLLSESRSRAWLFARTVTAVLRYYHPFGPTVDMEAILREVAVDEPAVVPYLRLYGPDGSPLVLSCSFCEVPPIPVPAITPDALPAQGREGTVMQGRESYLQVLQPVLDADGEFQGAVEVLLPLRHVALALAGVVRRFLWFGSAGLAAVGVVLLLITRWGIADPLRRLQEAARDLGAGDLSLRLEPSGVADIDELIAEFNRMAQGIEEQNLRREQSHRRRIELERSLRHADKLASIGQLTSGLAHELGTPLNVISGRAEQLLARIPADDSSRTALETVVRQTGHISGIIDRLLAFSRKGQGSFAEVDLGDLVREAFTLCRLRMKKRGAQVVLDCDLEPGATRLFGDGDALQQLFVNLMLNSLQVLQGQGAIRVRATPETGDRIRIDYEDTGPGIPAEHRERIFDPFFTTKEVGEGTGLGLFIVASVVEEHGGEIRVGEGPEGGARFTMTLPRGAAEAGASPPNSEPVPAEGGRG
- a CDS encoding sigma-54 dependent transcriptional regulator; translated protein: MDPVRILVVDDQEDMREFLRDVLVERGYAVDAAADGPGALRALEGGGFHLVISDIRMPGMDGVALLDRIKAQSGFTPFVILITAFGDVDDTVRLLDRGAYDYVIKPFKLEQLLVAVRRAERELGLRRRVEELEGRTSAVRSFHGLLGKSLTMERIFATIEKVAPAEGSVLIEGETGTGKELVARALHRASPRAGGPFVAINCASIPEGLLESELFGHVRGAFTGAEGDKEGLFVAAERGTLFLDEIGELPPGLQAKLLRAIQEREVRPVGSNRQIPFDVRIVAATNRNLLDDARQGRFREDIYYRLSTFRLRVPPLRERREDIPLLVEELALGHGSRGRDVTFSPEVLRAFLDYGWPGNVRELENVIERCLYVCEEGVVRLGDLPEEVLQGLRPREEFCWPGIRPLEEVERDYIRYVLDRCGGNKVQAAQLLGVNRKTIQRKLSGES
- a CDS encoding metalloregulator ArsR/SmtB family transcription factor, with product MDHRTYESERPCLCPAKPFLGERAVLDADEARGLRALFQVLASDTRLRILHALVVTPEMSPSEIATVLDMKSQAVSNQLQRLVDKGILDSRRNGNQVHYRIVDPCVPQLLDYGLCLAEDAEGRRR
- a CDS encoding sigma factor; translated protein: MIPTPSDSDEALFARYRDTGDPEAFGSLYDRYAPGLLRFLQVFCRDRASAEDVLQQTFLKVHSARAAFD